One Candidatus Paracaedimonas acanthamoebae genomic region harbors:
- a CDS encoding tetratricopeptide repeat protein, protein MSDDKRTEIDKSPSCTLSILTHPPIKQLQKNKKPEKTLFIILNKEINENILKKMFEDGFNYIVFRESKNYFSSYVKILKKVFPDTNLEKLTSMIDAEGSHIFKNYAHNSILSLSKEKSFTTLNIFQKQRKWIHRGGLICLISMSILSLTFSTNKTASLPEKVVQISQSIRSELPLPDEILLKRSELITQIEKKLKEQQGIQIVSLVGMGGAGKTTLARQYAHARKSSVVWEINSETKENLRNSFENLAYALAKTEEEKKTLRERQEIKDAKERGGKIHQFVMERLRVQSNWLLIFDNVEKFSEIKEYFPQDSLIWGNGRVIITTRDANIQIKQKNVIYVEELSDDKKLEFFSRTFYNKLPDKLTSDQSQQVIRFLEKIPPFPLDVSIAAHYLKATNTCFDSYLENLNQPNIEFEEVQTNLLKEGGLYSKTRYNIITTSLQQLINVHKNFEGLALFISLLDSQNIPRDLLEMYTGKTVVDSFIYHLKKYSLITKNLLCSTAKNSVFSLHRSTQAIILAYLVETLNLKKEDFNFQQVIDTLEKYIFDIVHKEDVLKMPFMLSHCERILRHNNLLTPSARALIKGELGTIYFYLNRYKDAEVLLQQAIGVLKENQKTPNKLGQFLSCLASIYISLGDGEKSIKYHTESIATFQKYFPNNYLKIALHLTYLGSVYRDIGMYEKSKNTLEKAHSIFRNKSLENHTAFARNLVDLGKVYRSLGDYEKARVLQEQGFSLYKKSLPKDHFRIAWAAIYLANTLNELEKYKEAQDLLEVALQIYKKNFSETHKRRAWLLATLGHTYEGLGQYKKAKALLEKSLESLSESYFEVVWVLARLGNICLKLEDFENAKGFFEKSLIILENNYNKDHVETARVLKSLGHVYLVTGHIETADNLINKAIRIFQNSNHPDLCFALEILAEMYIKKSTLKMKEERKNQSKNFKAQAIHNFEQALYLAKVYFLKDSPHIKRIQEKLKSLNSETKRFTFS, encoded by the coding sequence ACAGCTTCAAAAAAACAAAAAACCAGAGAAAACGCTTTTTATTATCTTAAATAAGGAGATCAATGAAAATATTCTTAAGAAAATGTTTGAAGATGGTTTTAACTATATAGTCTTCAGAGAATCTAAAAATTATTTTTCTTCATATGTAAAAATCTTAAAGAAAGTTTTTCCTGACACGAATCTAGAGAAACTTACATCAATGATTGACGCCGAAGGTAGTCACATTTTTAAAAATTATGCACATAACTCTATTCTCAGCCTATCAAAAGAAAAATCTTTTACAACTTTAAATATCTTTCAAAAACAGAGAAAATGGATTCATAGGGGAGGACTTATTTGCTTAATTTCTATGAGTATTTTGTCTTTAACATTTAGCACTAATAAGACAGCATCTCTCCCAGAGAAGGTAGTCCAGATAAGTCAATCTATTCGATCAGAGCTTCCACTTCCTGACGAAATTCTTCTTAAGCGTTCTGAATTGATAACACAAATAGAGAAAAAATTAAAAGAACAGCAGGGAATTCAAATAGTATCTCTTGTCGGGATGGGCGGGGCGGGCAAGACTACTCTTGCTCGCCAATATGCGCACGCTCGAAAATCATCGGTTGTCTGGGAAATCAATTCTGAGACAAAAGAGAATTTGAGGAACTCATTTGAAAACTTAGCCTATGCTCTAGCAAAAACAGAAGAGGAGAAGAAAACTCTGAGAGAACGGCAAGAGATTAAAGATGCGAAAGAAAGAGGAGGAAAAATCCATCAATTTGTAATGGAAAGGCTAAGAGTTCAATCAAATTGGCTTTTAATTTTTGATAATGTTGAAAAATTTTCAGAAATCAAAGAATACTTTCCTCAAGATTCCTTAATTTGGGGCAACGGTAGGGTTATTATTACTACTAGAGACGCCAATATTCAAATTAAGCAAAAAAACGTAATTTACGTTGAAGAGTTAAGTGATGATAAAAAATTAGAATTTTTTAGTCGAACTTTCTATAATAAGTTGCCTGATAAGTTAACATCAGATCAAAGTCAGCAGGTTATTCGTTTTTTAGAAAAAATTCCTCCTTTCCCTTTAGATGTTTCAATTGCGGCACACTACCTAAAAGCAACCAATACTTGTTTTGATAGTTATTTGGAAAACTTAAACCAGCCTAACATTGAATTTGAGGAAGTACAAACAAATCTCCTTAAAGAAGGAGGTCTATATTCAAAAACTCGTTACAATATTATTACAACATCATTGCAACAGCTTATAAACGTTCACAAAAATTTTGAGGGACTTGCGCTTTTTATCAGTTTATTGGATTCACAAAATATACCAAGAGATTTGCTAGAAATGTATACAGGAAAAACAGTAGTGGATAGTTTTATTTATCATTTAAAAAAGTATTCTTTGATTACAAAGAATTTATTATGTTCTACTGCTAAGAATTCAGTATTTTCACTTCATCGTAGTACGCAAGCTATTATTTTAGCTTATCTCGTGGAAACATTAAACTTAAAAAAAGAAGATTTCAATTTTCAACAAGTTATTGATACATTGGAGAAATATATATTTGATATAGTACATAAAGAGGATGTTCTAAAAATGCCTTTTATGCTCAGCCATTGTGAGAGAATTTTAAGACATAATAACTTACTAACTCCTTCTGCTAGAGCTTTAATAAAAGGAGAATTGGGTACCATTTACTTTTACTTAAATCGTTACAAAGATGCAGAAGTCTTATTACAACAAGCCATCGGAGTATTAAAAGAAAATCAGAAAACTCCAAATAAACTTGGCCAGTTTTTATCTTGCTTAGCATCTATTTATATAAGCCTAGGAGATGGTGAGAAAAGTATCAAGTATCATACCGAAAGTATTGCAACCTTCCAGAAATACTTTCCTAATAACTACTTAAAAATTGCTCTGCACTTAACATATCTAGGTAGTGTGTATAGAGATATTGGTATGTATGAAAAATCTAAAAATACTCTTGAGAAGGCCCATTCCATTTTCAGAAATAAATCTCTTGAAAATCACACTGCCTTTGCGCGCAATTTGGTTGATTTAGGAAAAGTTTACAGAAGTTTAGGAGATTATGAGAAAGCTAGAGTTTTACAAGAGCAAGGCTTTTCTCTTTATAAAAAGTCTCTTCCTAAAGATCATTTCAGAATTGCATGGGCGGCCATATATTTAGCCAACACCTTAAATGAGCTTGAAAAATATAAAGAGGCTCAAGATTTACTTGAAGTTGCTCTTCAAATTTATAAAAAGAACTTTTCAGAAACTCATAAGAGAAGAGCTTGGCTTTTAGCAACTTTGGGACATACTTATGAAGGCCTGGGGCAATATAAAAAAGCAAAAGCGCTTCTTGAAAAATCCCTTGAGAGCTTATCAGAATCATATTTTGAAGTTGTCTGGGTTTTAGCACGCTTGGGAAATATTTGTTTAAAGTTAGAAGATTTTGAAAATGCAAAAGGATTTTTTGAAAAAAGCCTTATTATTCTTGAAAATAATTATAACAAAGACCATGTTGAAACAGCTAGAGTTTTAAAAAGCCTGGGGCACGTTTATCTTGTAACTGGTCATATAGAAACAGCTGATAATTTGATCAATAAAGCAATTAGAATATTTCAAAATAGTAACCATCCTGATCTTTGTTTTGCTTTAGAAATTTTAGCAGAAATGTATATAAAAAAATCAACGCTTAAAATGAAGGAAGAAAGAAAAAATCAGTCAAAAAACTTTAAAGCTCAAGCAATACATAATTTTGAGCAAGCTTTATACCTTGCTAAAGTTTATTTTCTAAAAGATTCACCTCATATTAAGAGAATTCAAGAAAAGCTTAAATCTCTCAATTCAGAAACTAAAAGATTTACTTTTTCATAA
- a CDS encoding DUF4158 domain-containing protein, with product MSRMNILNKSERQMFDDPPVFNSVERKRFFNFPNSLKEKAATLRKPSTKVGFLLACGYFKAAKKLFRPEVFHQNDIGYVARSLNLESKQFASEHYVQSTRHWHQEIIMEFYGYRRFDETSLQIIEHEISSMMRSQLKPKLIFWRCLDILNIN from the coding sequence ATGTCCAGAATGAATATTTTAAATAAAAGCGAACGGCAGATGTTTGATGACCCTCCTGTTTTCAACAGCGTCGAACGTAAACGCTTTTTCAATTTTCCGAATTCTCTAAAAGAAAAAGCCGCGACCTTGCGAAAGCCATCAACTAAGGTTGGGTTTTTGCTGGCCTGCGGTTATTTCAAAGCAGCAAAGAAGCTTTTTAGACCCGAAGTTTTTCATCAAAATGATATAGGCTATGTCGCACGGAGCTTAAATCTTGAGTCAAAACAATTTGCATCGGAACACTATGTGCAAAGCACACGACACTGGCATCAAGAAATTATTATGGAATTTTACGGTTACAGGCGGTTTGATGAAACCTCTTTGCAAATCATTGAGCATGAAATTTCATCTATGATGCGCTCTCAGCTTAAGCCCAAACTCATTTTCTGGCGCTGCCTTGATATTCTAAATATAAATTGA